A section of the Metabacillus endolithicus genome encodes:
- a CDS encoding NAD(P)H-dependent oxidoreductase, protein MSIYQKLLERERANEPIRVGVIGAGQMGFGMIAQISTIPGMSVAGISDINLDAAKRAEDFYLSRISKKEQIVVTNDFKEVIHSPNVEVIVDATGIPEVGANISLEALVAKKHLVLLNVEVDITIGSIMHQQFKNAGLVYTGSAGDEPAATVELYEFAKTMGMEVLVAGKGKNNKLKVTANPDTAKEEAAQKKMSAHMLAAFQDGTKTMAEMNLLSNAIGFVPDVVGMHGIAGDLDSVVSDLDLKERGGVLNNYGVVEYVDGLAPGVFVIVKGQNEGVQHELNYLLKVGDRDHHILYRPYHLASLETPISIAKAVLEHDSSIHPLGAPISDTVAVAKKDIKAGEALDGIGGYCVRGVLETHQELKRNGHIPIGLISGNVVAKKDIKEGQFLTEEDVELDHSTTVWKLRSLQDRLFPTEN, encoded by the coding sequence ATGTCAATTTATCAAAAGTTACTTGAAAGAGAAAGAGCAAATGAACCAATTAGAGTCGGAGTAATCGGAGCAGGACAAATGGGATTTGGTATGATTGCACAAATTTCAACAATCCCAGGTATGAGTGTTGCGGGAATCAGTGATATTAACTTAGATGCAGCAAAAAGAGCAGAAGATTTTTATTTATCACGAATTTCTAAAAAAGAACAAATCGTTGTTACAAATGATTTCAAAGAAGTGATTCACTCTCCAAATGTAGAAGTGATTGTTGATGCGACTGGTATTCCGGAAGTTGGGGCAAATATTTCTCTAGAAGCATTAGTAGCGAAAAAGCATCTTGTTCTTTTAAATGTTGAAGTGGACATCACAATCGGTTCAATCATGCATCAACAATTTAAAAATGCTGGATTAGTTTATACAGGGTCTGCAGGTGATGAGCCAGCTGCAACAGTTGAGCTTTATGAATTCGCAAAAACAATGGGTATGGAAGTACTTGTTGCAGGTAAAGGGAAGAACAACAAATTAAAAGTAACAGCAAATCCTGATACAGCTAAAGAAGAAGCAGCTCAAAAGAAAATGTCTGCACATATGCTAGCAGCATTCCAAGATGGTACAAAAACAATGGCTGAAATGAACCTATTATCAAATGCGATTGGCTTTGTTCCAGACGTAGTTGGAATGCATGGTATCGCAGGAGATCTTGATTCAGTTGTAAGCGACTTAGATCTTAAAGAACGAGGCGGAGTTTTAAACAACTATGGTGTAGTTGAATATGTAGATGGTTTAGCACCTGGGGTATTTGTTATCGTTAAAGGACAAAATGAAGGTGTACAACATGAGTTAAACTACTTATTAAAGGTTGGCGATCGTGATCACCATATTCTATATCGTCCATATCACTTAGCAAGCCTTGAAACACCAATCTCAATTGCAAAAGCAGTATTAGAGCATGATTCATCTATCCATCCATTAGGTGCACCAATTTCTGATACAGTGGCAGTAGCGAAAAAAGATATCAAAGCTGGCGAAGCATTAGATGGTATTGGTGGTTATTGCGTACGTGGTGTTCTTGAAACACACCAAGAACTAAAGCGTAACGGTCACATTCCAATTGGTTTAATCAGTGGAAATGTAGTAGCGAAGAAAGATATTAAAGAAGGTCAATTCTTAACAGAAGAAGACGTAGAACTAGATCATTCTACAACTGTTTGGAAATTAAGATCACTTCAAGATCGCCTGTTTCCAACTGAAAATTAA